A genomic stretch from Spodoptera frugiperda isolate SF20-4 chromosome 14, AGI-APGP_CSIRO_Sfru_2.0, whole genome shotgun sequence includes:
- the LOC118279155 gene encoding UDP-glucosyltransferase 2, with product MSTALSLFLLSVSIMYSDAAKILAMFPVPSISHQVVFRPYTQELARRGHQVTVITPDPAFPKGGTPANLTEIDVHDFSYEMWQSFYKVTSTGEKDLNQQMTTAFTIIVDIVEMQLKLDAVQKILKEEKFDLLLVEACVKPALVLSHVYKVPVIQVSSFGPMNFNVETIGSAWHPLLYPGILTKRSVNLSKWEKLEELWNFYRIENILKGVEDSENEMAKRLFGPDVPTMSELKNNVHMLFLNAHPIWEGNRPVPPSVIYMGGLHQKPQKELPADLKQYLDSSKNGVIYISFGTNVQPSLLPQDRVQLMAKVFSQLPYDVLWKWDKDELPGRSKNIRISKWLPQSDLLRHSKIKLFITQGGLQSTDEAITAGVPLLGFPMLGDQWYNVEKYVQHKIGLQLDLLSTNEEEFKNAINTIINDESYRKNVHKLRSVMYDQPQPPLERAVWWTEHVLRHGGARHLRGPAANMSWAEYLELELVLIVLGTITGILIVLSLIAHYLWKFVKMQMKYSKLKDN from the exons ATGTCTACCGCACTCAGTTTGTTTTTGCTATCAGTTTCAATTATGTATAGTGACGCGGCTAAAATACTGGCCATGTTTCCAGTACCATCAATCAGCCATCAAGTAGTGTTTAGACCTTACACTCAAGAATTGGCTAGGAGAGGCCACCAAGTGACTGTTATCACACCAGATCCAGCCTTCCCGAAAGGAGGAACTCCAGCTAATCTGACAGAAATAGACGTTCATGATTTTTCTTATGAAATGTGGCAGTCTTTTTACAAAGTTACGTCGACTGGTGAAAAGGATTTAAATCAGCAAATGACGACGGCGTTTACTATTATAGTGGATATTGTTGAGATGCAACTGAAGTTGGATGCGGTGCAGAAGATTTTGAAGGAGGAGAAATTTGATTTGCTACTGGTAGAGGCTTGTGTGAAACCGGCGTTGGTGCTTTCCCATGTGTATAAGGTACCAGTGATTCAAGTGTCGTCGTTTGGTCCTATGAATTTCAACGTGGAAACTATTGGATCAGCGTGGCATCCATTGCTCTACCCAGGGATATTAACTAAGCGTTCGGTTAATTTAAGCAAATGGGAGAAGCTTGAAGAATTATGGAACTTTTATAGGatcgaaaatattttgaagGGTGTTGAAGATTCGGAGAATGAAATGGCAAAACGATTGTTTGGACCTGATGTACCTACTATGAGTGAATTGAAGAATAATGTTCATATGCTGTTTTTGAATGCTCATCCGATTTGGGAAGGGAATCGTCCGGTGCCTCCTAGTGTTATTTATATGGGAGGGTTACATCAAAAACCTCAGAAAGAATTACCTGCG GACCTCAAACAATACTTAGACTCTTCAAAGAACGGCGTGATATACATCAGCTTTGGTACAAACGTCCAGCCTTCACTACTACCACAAGACAGAGTTCAGCTGATGGCCAAAGTGTTCTCTCAGCTGCCCTACGACGTGCTATGGAAGTGGGACAAGGACGAACTGCCGGGACGCTCCAAGAACATCAGGATATCTAAATGGCTGCCGCAGTCTGATCTTTTAA GGCATTCTAAGATCAAGTTATTCATAACACAAGGAGGTCTACAATCAACAGATGAAGCTATAACTGCTGGAGTGCCTCTACTAGGATTTCCAATGTTGGGTGACCAATGGTATAATGTGGAAAAATATGTCCAACATAAAATTGGATTACAACTGGATCTACTTTCAACGAATGAAGAGGAATTCAAGAATGCTATTAACACTATTATTAATGATGAAAG CTACCGAAAGAATGTTCACAAGCTTCGCAGCGTGATGTATGACCAGCCTCAACCTCCTCTAGAGCGCGCCGTGTGGTGGACGGAGCACGTGCTGCGTCACGGCGGCGCGAGACATCTGCGTGGACCTGCAGCCAACATGTCGTGGGCAGAGTACCTCGAACTAGAATTAGTATTAATTGTATTAGGTACTATCACTGGTATCTTAATAGTACTATCATTGATAGCACACTACCTATGGAAGTTTGTAAAGATGCAAATGAAATATAGCAAGTTAAAAGACAATTGA